A single Streptomyces sp. Edi2 DNA region contains:
- a CDS encoding amino acid adenylation domain-containing protein, whose translation MAPTTLVALWEQQAAATPDAVAVVAGAHRATYADVDRRATAVAAELQARGIGPENLVGVCLGRSVEMVVALLGILKSGAAYLPLDPSYPAGRLRHMITDSRAGLWLCDADHRAQALASGVADVLLVEDLPAEPAAPVAPVVHPHHLAYVIYTSGSTGLPKGVAVDHAAIASFLRSVAERPGLGADDRVLALTPLSFDISVLELFLPLTRGATVVMAPRAANTDPELLAATIAEAGVNVVQATPTTWRMLLASGWSDGHGRVLLSGGEPLDPQLARDLLATCGTLWNLYGPTEATVWATAARIDAVADRVTVGTALPNTRLHVVDEGGREAGPGVTGELWIGGAGVARGYLNRPALTADRFVPDPFGDASGRLYRTGDLARWSADGMLEVLGRNDDQVKVRGFRIELGEIEACVRSHPLVTDAVVVVDREAAGGDQLLAYLVPAHDVRNVSEDLSRQVRDHLAQRLPAHMVAQGYAVLDALPRTPAGKADRGAVRRIPYSPVRASGPVPDDAPLPPHTAAVRRVWAEVLGLDDVSPYDDFFGLGGQSLTAVRAVARLRAELGVPVDAQSVFAHPTPVTLAAALIGVAPSDDEPIPAAATAELSFGQERIWFFEQLNDASPAYHLPVALGLPGGRVDLTLLQDCLSALVRRHPALRTALVAVDGRGRPELREPGPVPLRRTEVAEEDLDALVTERIRAPFALDRPPLLRADVLRTPSRDLTLLTIHHLACDGASVDLMVRELGELYTELAAGRRPAPAPLPVTYADYAAWQRERLTGAELERLLDHWRTRLSGVPALELPTSRPRPAVASHRGRRELLRIPADLAHRLRTLCRAEGVTLFMGLLAPLQVLLGRYADESDVAVGTLAGGRPRPELDEVVGYFVNTVVLRTDLSGDPTWRELLGRVREVARQAYAHQELPFEKLVAELSPERDLSRNPLFQVLFALHEEPEAGHLTELYDRKELEGRLGTARFDLALDVTDHAAGAGDLSVSVEYATDLFDADFVRGLGRHFLRVIEQMVSDATAHLSELELVSADELRALSLGNRAEPLPEPTTLVRLWDRQVRTTPDAVCVVGDGRTLTFAETDARASALARELRAGGVRPESLVGVCLERSVELVVALLGVLKAGGAYVPLDPGYPTDRLQYLLADSGVRLVVADPGHPASALFGDGVRLVAVDQEPGADPGPAEEAQPHHLAYVIYTSGSTGNPKGVAITHANITGFLEWNQRLCRLTGRDRALLNHSVAFDNSVWEIFQCLVSGAELHLASPTAAYDPEEFLREVAARGITTLNATPSQMRILLESGTDPAPRLASVRLVFTGAEAVPHEVARRILSATAPGCQVFNEYGPTEATVTSAFCPITEELLDRHSHRPSVPFGRATDNAHLYVLDPRLRPVAPGCRGELYVGGSAVGRGYLGRPARTAGAYLPDPYAAEPGARMYATGDVVRLLPDGNLVFLGRNDHQVKVRGFRIELGEIESALQSHPALAECVVAVRRTRTGVDQLAAYLIPEHPDRPAPDPAELRAHLAEQLPPYMLPQSYTVIDEIPLTPNGKVDRDALPDPRPVSAPAPATRRAVTKQQLLVAEVWRECLGVEEDFGPQDDFFDVGGTSLTITTVAGRLGERLGRRVPPALVFTNPTVAGLAEALEADTQR comes from the coding sequence ATGGCGCCGACCACCCTGGTCGCACTGTGGGAACAGCAGGCAGCCGCGACACCCGACGCGGTCGCCGTCGTCGCGGGAGCACACCGCGCCACCTACGCCGACGTGGACCGCCGGGCCACGGCAGTCGCCGCCGAGCTGCAGGCACGCGGCATCGGACCGGAGAACCTGGTCGGCGTCTGTCTCGGCCGCTCGGTCGAGATGGTCGTGGCCCTGCTCGGCATCCTGAAGTCGGGCGCCGCTTACCTGCCCCTCGACCCGAGCTACCCGGCCGGGCGGCTGCGGCACATGATCACCGACTCGAGGGCCGGGCTGTGGCTGTGCGACGCGGACCACCGCGCGCAGGCCCTGGCGTCCGGCGTGGCCGACGTCCTGCTGGTCGAGGATCTCCCCGCGGAACCTGCCGCACCGGTGGCCCCGGTGGTACACCCGCACCACCTGGCTTACGTCATCTACACCTCCGGTTCGACCGGCCTGCCCAAGGGCGTGGCCGTCGACCACGCGGCGATCGCCTCGTTCCTGCGGAGTGTGGCCGAACGCCCCGGCCTCGGGGCGGACGACCGGGTCCTCGCGCTGACCCCGCTGTCGTTCGACATCTCGGTACTGGAGCTGTTCTTGCCGCTGACCCGGGGAGCGACGGTGGTGATGGCCCCGCGCGCCGCCAACACCGACCCCGAGCTGCTGGCCGCCACCATCGCCGAGGCGGGTGTGAACGTCGTCCAGGCGACCCCCACCACCTGGCGGATGCTGCTGGCGTCCGGCTGGAGCGACGGGCACGGCCGGGTACTGCTGTCGGGCGGTGAGCCGCTCGATCCGCAGCTGGCCCGCGACCTGCTCGCCACCTGCGGCACCCTGTGGAACCTGTACGGGCCGACCGAGGCGACGGTGTGGGCCACCGCCGCCCGCATCGACGCCGTGGCCGACCGGGTCACGGTCGGCACGGCCCTGCCCAACACCCGGCTGCACGTCGTCGACGAGGGCGGGCGGGAGGCCGGCCCAGGAGTCACCGGCGAGCTGTGGATCGGCGGCGCGGGCGTGGCGCGCGGCTACCTCAACCGGCCCGCGCTGACCGCCGACCGGTTCGTGCCCGACCCGTTCGGGGACGCCTCCGGGCGCCTGTACCGGACCGGCGACCTCGCCCGGTGGTCCGCCGACGGCATGCTGGAGGTGCTGGGTCGCAACGACGACCAGGTCAAGGTGCGCGGCTTCCGCATCGAGCTCGGCGAGATCGAGGCCTGTGTGCGCAGCCACCCCCTCGTCACGGACGCGGTGGTGGTCGTCGACCGCGAGGCGGCCGGCGGCGACCAGTTGCTGGCGTACCTCGTGCCCGCGCACGATGTGCGGAACGTATCCGAGGACCTGTCCCGCCAGGTCCGTGACCACCTCGCGCAGCGGCTGCCCGCCCACATGGTGGCCCAGGGCTACGCAGTGCTCGACGCCCTGCCCCGCACCCCTGCGGGCAAGGCCGACCGCGGCGCCGTGCGGCGGATCCCGTACAGCCCGGTCCGGGCGAGCGGGCCGGTGCCCGACGACGCCCCGCTGCCGCCGCACACCGCGGCGGTGCGCCGCGTGTGGGCCGAGGTGCTCGGGCTCGACGACGTGTCCCCGTACGACGACTTCTTCGGCCTGGGCGGCCAGTCGCTCACCGCGGTACGGGCCGTGGCCCGGCTGCGTGCGGAGCTCGGCGTGCCGGTCGACGCCCAGTCGGTCTTCGCGCATCCGACACCCGTCACGCTCGCCGCCGCCCTGATCGGCGTGGCGCCCTCGGACGACGAGCCGATCCCCGCGGCCGCGACCGCCGAACTCTCCTTCGGCCAGGAGCGGATCTGGTTCTTCGAGCAGCTGAACGACGCAAGTCCCGCCTACCACCTGCCCGTCGCCCTGGGCCTGCCCGGCGGGCGCGTCGACCTGACGCTGCTGCAGGACTGCCTGTCCGCGCTGGTGCGACGGCACCCGGCGCTGCGCACGGCCCTCGTCGCCGTCGACGGGCGGGGCCGCCCCGAACTGCGCGAGCCGGGACCGGTACCGCTGCGTCGCACCGAGGTCGCCGAGGAGGATCTGGACGCGCTGGTGACCGAGCGGATCCGCGCCCCCTTCGCCCTCGACCGCCCACCGCTGCTGCGCGCGGACGTGCTGCGCACCCCGAGCCGTGACCTCACGTTGCTGACGATTCATCACCTCGCATGTGACGGCGCATCGGTCGACCTGATGGTGCGGGAACTGGGCGAGCTCTACACGGAGCTCGCCGCCGGCCGCCGCCCCGCCCCGGCACCGCTGCCCGTGACGTACGCCGACTACGCGGCCTGGCAGCGCGAACGGCTCACCGGCGCCGAGCTGGAGCGGCTGCTCGACCACTGGCGCACCCGGCTGTCCGGCGTGCCCGCCCTGGAGCTGCCGACCAGCCGACCCCGGCCGGCCGTCGCGAGCCACCGCGGCCGCCGCGAACTGCTGCGCATCCCCGCCGACTTGGCGCACCGGCTGCGCACGCTGTGCCGGGCCGAGGGTGTCACCCTGTTCATGGGCCTGCTGGCCCCGTTGCAGGTGCTGCTCGGCCGGTACGCCGACGAGAGCGATGTCGCCGTCGGCACCCTGGCTGGCGGCCGGCCGCGCCCCGAACTGGACGAGGTGGTCGGCTACTTCGTGAACACCGTCGTCCTGCGCACCGACCTGTCCGGTGACCCGACCTGGCGCGAGCTGCTGGGCCGGGTCCGCGAGGTCGCGCGGCAGGCGTACGCGCACCAGGAGCTGCCCTTCGAGAAGCTGGTGGCGGAGCTGAGCCCGGAGCGCGACCTGAGCCGCAACCCGCTCTTCCAGGTGCTGTTCGCCCTGCACGAGGAGCCGGAGGCCGGCCACCTCACCGAGCTGTACGACCGCAAGGAGCTGGAGGGACGGCTCGGCACCGCCCGCTTCGACCTCGCCCTCGACGTGACGGACCACGCCGCCGGGGCCGGTGACCTCAGCGTCTCCGTCGAGTACGCCACCGACCTGTTCGACGCGGACTTCGTCCGGGGCCTCGGCCGGCACTTCCTGCGGGTGATCGAGCAGATGGTGTCCGACGCCACGGCCCACCTGTCCGAGCTGGAGCTCGTCTCGGCCGATGAGCTGCGCGCCCTCTCCCTCGGCAACCGGGCCGAGCCGCTGCCCGAGCCGACCACCCTGGTCCGCCTGTGGGACCGCCAGGTGCGGACCACCCCGGACGCGGTCTGCGTCGTGGGCGACGGCCGGACGCTGACGTTCGCCGAGACCGACGCGCGGGCCTCGGCCCTGGCCCGGGAGCTGCGGGCCGGGGGCGTGCGCCCCGAAAGCCTGGTCGGCGTCTGCCTGGAACGCTCGGTGGAGCTGGTGGTCGCCCTGCTGGGCGTGCTGAAGGCGGGCGGCGCCTACGTCCCGCTCGACCCCGGCTACCCGACGGACCGGCTGCAGTACCTGCTGGCCGACTCGGGCGTACGCCTGGTCGTCGCGGACCCGGGGCACCCCGCCTCGGCCCTGTTCGGCGACGGCGTGCGGCTCGTGGCGGTGGACCAGGAACCCGGGGCGGACCCCGGGCCGGCCGAGGAGGCACAACCGCACCACCTTGCCTACGTGATCTACACGTCCGGCTCGACCGGCAACCCCAAGGGCGTCGCGATCACCCACGCCAACATCACCGGGTTCCTGGAGTGGAACCAGCGGCTGTGCCGGCTCACCGGGCGGGACCGGGCCCTGCTCAACCACTCGGTGGCGTTCGACAACTCGGTCTGGGAGATCTTCCAGTGCCTGGTGTCCGGCGCCGAACTGCACCTGGCGAGCCCCACCGCCGCCTACGACCCCGAGGAGTTCCTGCGAGAGGTCGCCGCGCGCGGCATCACCACGCTCAACGCGACGCCCTCGCAGATGCGGATCCTGCTGGAGTCCGGTACGGATCCCGCTCCCCGACTCGCCTCCGTACGCCTGGTGTTCACCGGCGCCGAGGCCGTGCCGCACGAGGTGGCCCGCCGCATCCTGTCCGCCACCGCGCCGGGATGCCAGGTCTTCAACGAGTACGGGCCCACCGAAGCGACCGTCACCTCGGCGTTCTGCCCGATCACCGAGGAGCTGCTCGACCGGCACAGCCATCGCCCGAGCGTCCCGTTCGGCCGGGCGACCGACAACGCGCACCTCTACGTGCTGGACCCGCGGCTGCGCCCGGTCGCCCCGGGCTGTCGCGGCGAGCTGTACGTCGGCGGCAGCGCGGTCGGCCGCGGCTATCTCGGCAGGCCGGCCCGCACGGCCGGGGCGTACCTGCCCGACCCGTACGCCGCGGAGCCGGGCGCCCGTATGTACGCCACGGGCGACGTGGTCCGGCTGCTGCCCGACGGAAATCTGGTCTTCCTCGGCCGCAACGACCACCAGGTCAAGGTGCGCGGCTTCCGCATCGAGCTCGGCGAGATCGAGTCCGCACTCCAGAGCCACCCCGCCCTCGCCGAGTGCGTGGTGGCCGTGCGCCGTACCCGCACCGGCGTGGACCAGCTGGCGGCCTACCTGATCCCCGAGCACCCCGACCGACCCGCCCCGGACCCGGCCGAACTGCGCGCCCACCTGGCGGAGCAACTGCCGCCGTACATGCTGCCGCAGAGCTACACCGTGATCGACGAGATCCCCCTCACCCCGAACGGCAAGGTCGACCGGGACGCACTGCCCGACCCACGCCCGGTGTCCGCCCCGGCCCCCGCCACCCGCCGGGCCGTCACCAAGCAGCAGCTCCTCGTCGCCGAAGTGTGGCGGGAATGCCTGGGCGTCGAGGAGGACTTCGGGCCACAGGACGACTTCTTCGACGTCGGTGGCACCTCGTTGACCATCACCACGGTCGCGGGCCGGCTCGGCGAACGGCTCGGGCGCCGGGTCCCGCCGGCCCTGGTCTTCACCAACCCCACCGTCGCGGGCCTCGCCGAGGCCCTGGAGGCGGACACACAGCGATGA
- a CDS encoding thioesterase domain-containing protein, with product MSASPELRPTGDRYVVVVNDEEQYSVWFADRALPAGWTATGAQGTRQDCLDHIEEVWTDLTPRSVRAPTRTADGLAAAWLRGLGSRARTARRRLFVFPHAGAGASAYRLAAHLPDTVEVCTVQLPGRETRFTEPALTSLDEAVAALAPLLADRTDLPYAFFGHSMGSLIAFETARRLRALGRRLPEHLFLSGMRAPGLPDRAPRHTLPADELLATAEFDGLDAQLQTILLPLLRADLTLCETYTHRAEAPLPCPLTVLAGSDDDSVDGTELADWRKHTSADFALHLFPGAPHLYVRGAERQLAETITRAFPARG from the coding sequence ATGAGCGCCTCGCCCGAGCTGCGCCCCACCGGGGACCGGTACGTCGTCGTGGTGAACGACGAGGAGCAGTACTCGGTCTGGTTCGCCGACCGTGCCCTGCCCGCCGGCTGGACCGCCACCGGCGCGCAGGGCACCCGCCAGGACTGCCTGGACCATATCGAGGAAGTGTGGACCGACCTGACCCCGCGCTCCGTGCGCGCGCCGACGAGGACGGCCGACGGCCTCGCGGCGGCCTGGCTGCGCGGACTCGGCAGCCGCGCGCGCACCGCGCGGCGGCGGCTGTTCGTCTTCCCGCACGCCGGGGCCGGCGCGTCCGCCTACCGGCTGGCGGCGCACCTGCCGGACACCGTCGAGGTCTGTACGGTCCAGTTGCCCGGCCGGGAGACCCGGTTCACCGAACCGGCCCTGACGTCCCTGGACGAGGCCGTGGCCGCGCTCGCGCCGCTTCTCGCGGACCGCACCGACCTGCCGTACGCCTTCTTCGGGCACAGCATGGGCTCCCTGATCGCCTTCGAGACCGCCCGACGGCTCCGGGCCCTCGGCAGGCGGCTGCCCGAGCACCTGTTCCTGTCGGGCATGCGCGCCCCCGGCCTGCCGGACCGCGCCCCCCGGCACACGCTGCCGGCCGACGAGCTGCTCGCCACGGCCGAATTCGACGGCCTGGACGCCCAGTTGCAGACGATACTGCTGCCGCTGCTGCGCGCGGACCTGACGCTGTGCGAGACGTACACACACCGGGCCGAGGCACCCCTGCCCTGTCCCCTGACCGTTCTGGCCGGCTCGGACGACGACAGCGTCGACGGGACGGAACTCGCCGACTGGCGCAAGCACACCTCGGCCGACTTCGCACTGCACCTGTTTCCTGGTGCCCCCCACCTGTATGTGCGCGGCGCGGAACGACAGCTGGCAGAGACGATCACGCGCGCCTTCCCCGCGCGGGGCTGA
- the sbnB gene encoding 2,3-diaminopropionate biosynthesis protein SbnB: MSTLAPPPMTVIGAGEIAAETDRHRPELVEVVRAAYLAHDAGQSANPHSSFLRFPHQSRSRIISLPAYLGGEFEVAGNKWIASFPDNTRHGIPRASATLILNDCVTGYPFACMESSIVSATRTAASAVLGAQTLLGDRRARRVGIVGTGLIAQHVWRFLRDLDWEIDGFRLFDLDPAAAGRFGAVMAEHTDAEIEVAGTVEDAFTDCDLVLLATVAGEPHLHDPRLLAHNPVVLHLSLRDLAPKMILAAQNVTDDIDHAVREHTSLHLTEQRTGNRDFVDGTLGDLLRGRLHRDVARPAVFSPFGLGVLDLAVGKWVHDRVVAAGRGRRESDFFTGVGV; this comes from the coding sequence GTGTCCACCCTGGCCCCACCGCCCATGACCGTGATCGGCGCGGGCGAGATCGCCGCCGAGACGGACCGTCACCGTCCGGAGCTCGTCGAGGTCGTCCGTGCCGCCTACCTCGCGCACGACGCCGGTCAGAGCGCGAACCCGCACAGCTCGTTCCTGCGCTTCCCGCACCAGAGCCGGTCGCGCATCATCTCCCTGCCCGCCTATCTGGGAGGCGAGTTCGAGGTCGCCGGCAACAAGTGGATCGCCAGTTTTCCGGACAACACGCGCCACGGAATCCCCCGCGCCTCGGCGACGCTGATCCTCAACGACTGCGTCACCGGGTACCCGTTCGCCTGCATGGAGTCCTCGATCGTCTCGGCGACGCGGACCGCTGCGTCCGCGGTGCTCGGCGCGCAGACGCTGCTCGGCGACCGCCGAGCCCGCCGGGTCGGCATCGTGGGCACGGGTCTGATCGCCCAGCACGTATGGCGGTTCCTGCGTGATCTCGACTGGGAGATCGACGGCTTCCGGCTCTTCGACCTCGACCCGGCGGCGGCGGGCCGCTTCGGCGCGGTCATGGCCGAGCACACCGACGCCGAGATCGAGGTCGCCGGCACGGTGGAGGACGCGTTCACCGACTGCGACCTGGTGCTGCTGGCCACCGTGGCCGGCGAACCGCACCTGCACGACCCCCGGCTGCTGGCGCACAACCCGGTGGTCCTGCACCTGTCCCTGCGCGACCTCGCCCCCAAGATGATCCTCGCCGCCCAGAACGTCACCGACGACATCGACCACGCCGTACGCGAGCACACCTCGCTGCACCTGACCGAACAGCGCACCGGCAACCGGGACTTCGTCGACGGCACCCTCGGCGACCTGCTGCGCGGGCGGCTGCACCGGGACGTCGCGCGCCCGGCGGTCTTCTCGCCGTTCGGGCTCGGCGTACTCGACCTCGCCGTCGGCAAGTGGGTGCACGACCGGGTCGTCGCCGCAGGCCGGGGCCGCCGCGAGAGCGACTTCTTCACCGGCGTGGGGGTCTGA
- the sbnA gene encoding 2,3-diaminopropionate biosynthesis protein SbnA, giving the protein MGTPLIPLADEQCDIVAKLEFCNPAGSTKDRSALWILEQAIGRGEITQDTTVVESSSGNFALALAFYCRLLGISFVPVIDPNCNEATEAQLRLLCGRVEKVSLRDAAGSYLKTRLSRVRELLVELDSAYWPNQYANPDARDAHYRFTAGELIAQAGPLDYLFVGVGTGGTIAGLSHRVKETYPGCVVVAVDTEGSVIFGGPPKKRRIPGIGSSIVPPLCGQALIDQVEIVSEVRAVEACGALVAKYGLYAGGSTGSTYAAVQDYFARQRPGAHRPRVAFIAADRGHAYARTVYDPTWVQQLRAEAAAPAGVEALAVN; this is encoded by the coding sequence ATGGGCACCCCACTGATTCCGCTGGCGGACGAGCAGTGTGACATCGTCGCGAAGCTGGAATTCTGCAATCCCGCCGGAAGTACCAAGGACCGTTCGGCACTGTGGATTTTGGAACAGGCGATCGGTCGCGGGGAGATAACGCAGGACACCACGGTGGTCGAGTCGTCGTCCGGCAATTTCGCGCTGGCCCTGGCTTTCTACTGCCGCTTGCTCGGCATCTCGTTCGTCCCGGTCATCGATCCGAACTGCAACGAGGCCACCGAGGCCCAACTCCGGCTGCTGTGCGGGCGGGTGGAGAAAGTTTCCCTTCGTGATGCGGCGGGCAGCTACCTCAAGACCCGGCTGTCCCGGGTGCGGGAACTGCTGGTCGAACTCGACTCGGCCTATTGGCCCAACCAGTACGCCAATCCGGATGCCCGCGACGCGCATTACCGCTTCACCGCGGGCGAGTTGATCGCGCAGGCCGGCCCGCTCGACTACCTCTTCGTCGGCGTGGGCACGGGCGGCACGATCGCCGGGCTCTCCCACCGGGTCAAGGAAACGTACCCGGGCTGCGTGGTCGTCGCTGTCGACACCGAAGGCTCGGTGATCTTCGGAGGCCCGCCGAAGAAGCGGCGGATCCCCGGCATCGGCTCCAGCATCGTGCCGCCGCTGTGCGGTCAGGCGCTGATCGACCAGGTCGAGATCGTCTCCGAGGTGCGCGCCGTCGAGGCCTGCGGCGCCCTGGTCGCCAAGTACGGCCTGTACGCGGGAGGTTCCACCGGCAGCACCTATGCCGCCGTCCAGGACTACTTCGCTCGTCAGCGACCCGGCGCACACCGCCCCCGGGTCGCCTTCATCGCCGCCGACCGCGGCCACGCCTACGCCCGGACCGTCTACGACCCCACGTGGGTCCAGCAGCTGCGCGCGGAAGCGGCAGCGCCCGCCGGCGTCGAAGCCCTGGCCGTCAACTGA